TACGAAAAACTGACCTACCTTGAGGTGCTGCAGAAGAATCTTCAGGTTATGGATGCGACAGCGACCTCGCTTTGCATGGACAACAGTCTTCCCATTATTATTTTTGATTTGACCAGTACCGGTAATATCGAAAAAGTTGTTCGGGGAGCAGATATCGGGACTCTTGTTACAGGAGGGTGATGCCATGTACAATGACATTTTGAATGAAGCCAAAGGCGGGATGGACAAAGCGGTTGAAAGCCTGAAAAAGGAACTGACCAAAGTCAGAACCGGTCGGGCTTCAGTCTCTTTGCTCGATGATGTCCGGGTTGATTATTACGGAACCCCGACTCCCCTGAACCAGGTCGGAACCCTGGCGGTTCCCGAACCGAGGTTGATTACGATTCAACCATGGGAAAAACCGCTGATTCCGGAAATTGAAAGAGCGATCATGAAGGCAGACCTCGGGCTCAATCCGGCTTCGGACGGCCAGATAGTCAGAATAGCTATCCCGGCGCTGACCGAAGAGCGGCGTAAAGAGATGGCAAAACTGGCAAAGAGCATTGGCGAAAATGCCAAGATTTCTGTCCGGAACTCCCGTCGTGATGCCAACGATATGCTCAAACAGCTGGAAAAGGAAAAAGAAATTTCAGAGGATGACCTCAAACGCGGGGAAAAAGAAGTCCAGGATTTGACCGATGGTTATGTCAAGAAGATTGATGAAGTCGTCGCTGCCAAAGAAGCTGAAGTGATGGAGATTTAAGGCAATTCAGTTGCCAATAAAAAGATAAGGAGAAAGAAATGGCACTTTCAATTACCGAAGAATGTATTGCTTGCGGTGCATGTGTGGATACCTGCCCGGTGGATGCGATTTCCGAAGCTGGTGATATCTATGCGATCAGTGCGGACTGCACGGAATGTCAGGCCTGCGTTGACAGTTGCCCGGTCGGGGCAATCGTCGAGTAAAAACAAAAGGGCGCCTTAACGGCGCCTTTTTTTTGCCGTTTTCCCGCCTTGCCGCCAGCCCTTCTTTCATGGTAAATTCCACAGCTGTATATGATGAAAGACAGCGAAAATACAAGTGAACATATACCCTGTCATCTGGCGATCATCATGGATGGTAATGGTCGGTGGGCACAAGCACGCCATTTGCCGCGGATTGTCGGTCATCAGAAAGGTGTTGAGACCGTTCGCCAGATTGTCGAAGAGTGCACTTCCCTCGGCATCCGCTATCTGACTCTCTATGCCTTCAGTTCCGAGAATTGGGGTCGACCGTCGGAAGAGGTATCAGCCCTGATGGGCCTGTTGTCGAGCTATCTAAAAAGTGAGCTGCAATCGTTGCTGACCAACCGGGTCCGACTTAATGTAATTGGTGAAATCGAAAAGCTGCCAAAAAATATCCGTCGGACTCTTGTTGATTCAGTGGAGAGGACAAGGAACAACGAGGGTATGACCCTGACGCTTGCACTCTCTTACGGTTCCCGCGATGAACTTGTGCGGGCTTGCCGGAAGATTGCGCTCAGGATCGAAAAAGGGGAGTTGGGTTCTGCCGATATTAACGAGAAGATGATCGAGTCTGAACTTGACACCCGGGATCTTCCGGAGCCGGATCTGCTGGTCAGGACCAGCGGCGAAATGCGCATCAGTAATTTCCTGCTCTGGCAAATCGCCTACACCGAGCTCTACTTTACCGAAGTATACTGGCCCGATTTTAATCGGGACGAGCTGCATAAAGCAATCAAGGTTTTTGGCCAACGACAACGTCGATTCGGTCTGACGTCCGAACAGACGGACCCGGTAAAATCGACCGAAGGAGAGTCCTATTAAAAAACGACTCTTGACGGCAGCAATTGCCCTGCCGGTACTAGCATTTATTGTTCAGTACGCTGACCGGAGTATTTTTATCGGTCTGACCGTCCTGGTGTCGACGCTCGGACTCTATGAGTTCTATGAGATGACCCTGACAGGGAAACGTCGGATTGAAAGTTATCTTGCCTTATCCTTCGGGGCACTGTTTTGTGGTTATGTCTGCTCGAATGAACCGGCAACAGCGCTGTTCGTTCTGACCGTGATTTTTCTTTTGCTGGCGGTTGTCTACCTTTTCCGGTTCGGCGAATTATCGCTGGTAATTCAGCATCTTGCGATCACTTTTCTCGGATTGCTCTACATTCCCTTTCTGCTCGGCCACCTGGCCTTGTTACGGGGTTTGCCGTACGGAAGTTCATGGGTTTTTCTGGTTCTGGTTGTCGCCATGGTCGGCGACTAGGCCGCACTGTTTGTCGGTTCGGCTGTTGGCCGGCGCAAGCTCTATCCTTCGATCAGCCCGAATAAGAGTATTGAAGGCGCGCTCGGGGGGCTTGCCGGGAGTGTTCTCGGCGCGGTAGTCTTTAAGCTGCTGTTCTTTCCGCAAGCTGATCTGGTGATGGTTGTCGGTCTGGCGATCGTTCTTTCGGTTGCTGCACAACTGGGGGATCTTTTTGAATCGATGTTGAAAAGAAGTTGTCAGGTCAAGGATTCGGGAAAAATCATACCGGGACATGGTGGCATTCTTGATCGCCTCGATTCCCTTCTGTTCGTTTTCCCTGCAGCATATTACCTGATAGGTTTCTTCGGTTGATCTATGATTCATAAGAAATTGACGATACTCGGTTCGACTGGATCAATTGGCGTCAGCACCCTTGAAATAGCTGCTGTCCACCCGGATCAGTTCAGGGTAGTCGCGATGACTGCCGGTTATAACCTCGATCGCTTTGTCTCACAGATCCGATCCTTCCATCCGGAGCTGGTATCGGTGGTGTCGCCTGATGATGCGACGAAGCTCAGGCAAATCCTCGGAGACGATGCTCCGGAAATCGTTTCAGGGGTCGAAGGGCTGATTGCCTGCGCAACCCATCCCGCTGTTGATATGGTCGTGTCGGCCATAGTCGGCGCGGCCGGTCTCGTTCCGACTATGGCCGCAATTGAGTCCGGCAAGGATGTTGCTCTGGCCAACAAGGAGACCCTGGTGACCGCCGGTTCACTGGTGATGGAATCAGTCGCCAGAAGCGGGATTAAGCTCTATCCGGTCGATAGCGAACATTCAGCAATTTTTCAGTCACTCGAAGGGCACCGCGACAAGGATGTCAGGCGACTGATTCTTACGGCCTCCGGCGGTCCTTTCCGCGATCAGGATCCGGCAACATTTGCTGAAATCACTCCTGAAGATGCTCTGTCTCACCCGAACTGGAATATGGGACGGAAGATTACTATCGATTCGGCGACAATGATGAACAAGGGGTTGGAGGTCATCGAAGCACATTGGCTTTTCGATCTTCCCGGAGAACAGATCGATGTACATGTTCATCCGCAAAGTATCGTTCACTCGATGGTCGAATATGTCGACGGTTCGGTCATTGCCCAGCTCGGAATCCCCGACATGAAGACGCCGATTGCCTACGCTCTTTCATACCCGGAACGGCTGCCTCTGGACCTGCCACCTCTCGATCTCTGCCAGCTCGGCGCGCTCACTTTTCAGAAGCCGGATTCAGGAAGGTTTCCATGTCTGGAGCTTGCTTATGAGGCGCTGGCCGCGGGTGATTCGGCCCCCGCTGTGTTGAATGCGGCCAACGAAATAGCAGTCGGTTCTTTTCTTGAGCGTCGAATCCGGTTTACCGATATTCCGGATCTGATCCGGTTGACTCTTGATCATCATGAAATAATTAAACTGAACAACATTGAAGATGTCCTCCTGGTAGACCGGTGGGCACGAGACTTCACGTCCGGAAATCTTCCGGCATAGACAGGTGCAGATGTGACTCTAGAACAGATTATTTTCGGCATAATTTTTCTTGGAATCCTCGTTTTCGTCCATGAGCTTGGCCATTTTCTGGTCGCCAAGATGAACAGGGTCAAAGTCCTCAAGTTTTCACTCGGTTTTGGTCCGAAAATCATTTCCAGGAAATGGGGAGAGACTGAATATATGATCTGTGCCGTGCCGCTCGGCGGATACGTGCAGATGCTGGGTGAAGGAAAAGGAGAGATGGGTGAGGATGCGCTCCTGACCGAAGAGGAAAAAAGTCATTCCTTTGCCCATAAAACAGTTGGCCAGCGGACGGCGATTGTTGCGGCCGGGCCGATCATGAATCTGATTTTGCACTTCTTGATCCTTCCGATCGCATATATGGTCGGCGTTGATATGCCGGCATTCCTCGATCAGAAAACCTGTATCGGTTATGTGCTCGAGGAATCGGAGGGAGCGGCCGCCGGATTCGAGCCGGGTGATTGTATCGTCACAATTGGCGATGACCCGATCGCCAGCTGGTCCGATGCCAATAAGGCGCTGATTTCCCATGCCGGGATGCCGCTCGAGTTTGGAGTGGAACGGGGCACTGAAACCATCAATCTCAGCATCGGAGAGGACAATGGCAGCCTTGAAGGATTGCAGGCACTCGGTCTTTTCCCCCGGCAGCCGGCCATTATCGGCGCTCTGTCTCCCGGTATGCCGGCCAAGTCTGCCGGCATGGAGGTCGGTGACAGAATTGTGGCGATTGATGGGTCCGAGGTCAGCAACTGGTATGATCTCAGGGTCTTTATTCAGCAGAGCGAAGGAGAGACCCAGCAGTTTACCGTTGATCGTTCCGGAACCAGGGTTGACCTCGAGGTTGCTCCTACTAAAAAGGGAAGAGATGGTGATTTTCTGATCGGTGTTGGTCCGGAACAACAGGTCGTATTCAAGCGGTTCGGTTTTATCGAATCGATCCGTTATGGTGCCGAAAGGACCATGGACCTGATTGAGTTGACCCTGGTTTTTATTCAGAAACTTTTTTCCGGACATGTCTCAACGAAAAATATTGGCGGGCCGATCATGGTCGTACAGATCGCCGGGCAGGCCGCACAGACCGGACTTGCCAGCAGCTTGACTTTTCTCGCTTTCCTCAGTATTCAGCTCGGTATCCTTAACCTGTTGCCGATTCCGATTCTCGATGGCGGCCATCTTCTGTTCAATCTGACCGAGTTTGTTTACCGGAAACCGATTTCAATCAGGGTTCGAGAGTTTGCCCAGCAGATCGGCCTGGTCCTGCTTCTGATGCTGATGGTCCTCGCTTTCTATAATGATATTGTCAGGCTTTTTTTCGGAGGCCAGTAGGTGACTGAAGTTCTTCTGACCCTGGCGACCGCAACCCGGACCGCCAGCGTGGCACTAACCGCCGGTGAGGAGCTGCTTGCCGAGGTGACGTTTAATCCCCCGACGACCCAGAGTGAAGTTTTGCTCCCGGCCGTCGAACAGGCCTTGTCCGGAGTCAATCTCGATATTGACTCAGTTGATGCCATTGCCGTTGTTGTCGGTCCCGGGGCGTTTACAGGTTTACGCGTCGGGGTCGCTACGGCCAAGGGCCTGGCCCTGGCAACCGGCAAGCCGCTGATCGGCATTTCATCACTTGAGGCGCTGGCGATGCAGGTTCCGGACGTTGCACTGCCGGTTTGTGCATTGCTCGATGCCAGAAAAGGCGAGGTCTATGCCGGCCATTTCGAATGGCAGTCCGGGATGCCGCAGGCATCGAAACCTGAAGAAGTTGTCGATCCGGAATTATTGCTCCAGGCGGTTTCCGGTAACACCCTTTTTGTCGGCGATGGCAGTGAGTTTTACCGGACCTTGATCATCCGTAAACTGGGACAAAGAGCACTCTTTGCCCCGGCTTCGGCAAGTGTTCTCAGGGCCGGATCAGTGGCCCGGATAGCCCTCCGGAAATTCAGGAATGGCGATACGGTTTTGCCCGAGAATTTGAATCCGGTCTATATCAGTCCTTCTGATGCTGAAATAAATGAGAAAAGAGCGATCGGCAACACTATAGAAGGTTGACAATATTCTGGTCGTTGGTTATTTTAAAACTGTATTTTACGACTCACTTTTAAACACTAAACTGGAGGTGCCGATGCAGGAGCAAGAAAGGGTTCTGGTCGAAAAATTAGTTAGCGAAAACCCACGTTTCCGCAAACTTTACGAGGAACATCAGTTTTTCGAAAAAGAATTGGTAGAACTCGAAGATAGACCCCATCTGACTCCCGAGGACGAGCTCGAACAGAAAAAAATCAAAAAGCTGAAGTTGGCCGGCAAAGAAGAGATGGAGTTGATTCTTCAACAACACCGGGATTAGTTTTTATTGATATTATGTGACCATGTTTCCGCCTTCCCGGGCGTTTGCGTGGAGCAATATAAGACGAACAACTTGACAGGGGTCCTGCCCCTGTCGTTTGTTTATTTTGGGCTGAAAAAGAGGAAATTATGCCGAAACTGAAGTCGGATACAACGACCGTTGGCCAGAAGATGGCCGGTGCGAGAGCTCTCTGGCGGGCAACCGGAGTGCGCCAGGAAGATTTTGGCAAGCCGGTTGTCGCCGTCGTAAATTCTTTTACCCAGTTTGTTCCCGGGCACGTACATCTGCATGGCATCGGGCAGATGGTTGTTGCGGAAATTGAACGGAATGGAGGAATTGCCAAAGAGTTCAATACCATGGCCATTTGCGATGGCATCGCCATGGGGCACGACGGGATGCTCTACAGCCTGCCGTCGCGAGAATTGATCGCCGATACGGTCGAGTACATGGTCAATGCCCACACCGCTGATGCGCTTGTCTGTATTTCGAACTGTGACAAGATTACGCCCGGCATGTTGATGGCTGCAATGCGCCTCAATCTGCCGACGGTTTTTGTCAGTGGCGGTCCGATGGAAGCCGGCAAGGCAACCGTTGCAGGGAATGAAGTTCATCTCGACCTGGTCGATGCGATGGTTGCGGCGGCAACTCCCGGGATCCCTGAAGATGTGGTCAAAGAACATGAGCGCTCCGCCTGTCCGACCTGCGGATCCTGTTCCGGAATGTTTACCGCCAATTCCATGAATTGCCTGACCGAGGCCCTCGGCCTCAGCCTCCCCGGCAACGGCAGTCTGCTGGCGACCCATGCCGATCGCAAGGAACTTTTCCTCGAAGCGGCCCGCACCGTCCTGCGTCTGACCGGGCGCTATTATTCAGAACAAGATGAATCGGCCCTGCCGCGCGGAATCGCAACCAAAGCCGCTTTCGAAAATGCCATGCGGCTCGATATTGCCATGGGTGGTTCGACCAACACCGTCCTGCATCTTCTGGCGGTTGCCCATGAGGCCGGTGTCGACTTCACCATGGAAGATATTAACCGGCTCTCCCTGGAAACGCCGAATCTGTGCAAGGTAGCACCCTCGGTCCAGCACTACCACATGGAAGATGTCCATCGGGCCGGCGGTGTCTTTGGTATCCTCGCCGAGCTCGACCGGGGCAAGATGATTCACCGTGATGTGGCGACTGTTCACTCCGGTGATATGGGTCAAGCCCTGGAGAAATATGATTTCCGGACGACTGACGATCAGGCTGTGAAAACGATGTTTTCGGCAGCTCCCGGAAATGTACCGAGTCTCGAGCCCTTCAGTCAGCAGGCGCGCTGGGCATCACCGGATCTCGATCGTGAAAACGGTTGTATTCGTGACGTCGATCATGCCTACAGTGCCGACGGCGGGCTGGCTGTTCTTTACGGAAACCTTGCACCCGACGGCTGCATTGTCAAGACGGCCGGTGTCGAGAAGGAGGTCTGGACGTTTTCGGGCCCGGCAAAAATATTTGAGAGTCAGGATGCGGCGATTGATGGCATCCTCAATGATTCCGTCAAAGCGGGTGATGTTGTTATCATCCGCTACGAAGGCCCGAAGGGCGGACCCGGTATGCAGGAGATGCTTTACCCGACCAGTTATCTGAAATCGAAAGGG
The sequence above is drawn from the Desulfuromonas sp. genome and encodes:
- a CDS encoding ribosome recycling factor; amino-acid sequence: MYNDILNEAKGGMDKAVESLKKELTKVRTGRASVSLLDDVRVDYYGTPTPLNQVGTLAVPEPRLITIQPWEKPLIPEIERAIMKADLGLNPASDGQIVRIAIPALTEERRKEMAKLAKSIGENAKISVRNSRRDANDMLKQLEKEKEISEDDLKRGEKEVQDLTDGYVKKIDEVVAAKEAEVMEI
- the tsaB gene encoding tRNA (adenosine(37)-N6)-threonylcarbamoyltransferase complex dimerization subunit type 1 TsaB; translation: MTEVLLTLATATRTASVALTAGEELLAEVTFNPPTTQSEVLLPAVEQALSGVNLDIDSVDAIAVVVGPGAFTGLRVGVATAKGLALATGKPLIGISSLEALAMQVPDVALPVCALLDARKGEVYAGHFEWQSGMPQASKPEEVVDPELLLQAVSGNTLFVGDGSEFYRTLIIRKLGQRALFAPASASVLRAGSVARIALRKFRNGDTVLPENLNPVYISPSDAEINEKRAIGNTIEG
- the rseP gene encoding RIP metalloprotease RseP, whose product is MTLEQIIFGIIFLGILVFVHELGHFLVAKMNRVKVLKFSLGFGPKIISRKWGETEYMICAVPLGGYVQMLGEGKGEMGEDALLTEEEKSHSFAHKTVGQRTAIVAAGPIMNLILHFLILPIAYMVGVDMPAFLDQKTCIGYVLEESEGAAAGFEPGDCIVTIGDDPIASWSDANKALISHAGMPLEFGVERGTETINLSIGEDNGSLEGLQALGLFPRQPAIIGALSPGMPAKSAGMEVGDRIVAIDGSEVSNWYDLRVFIQQSEGETQQFTVDRSGTRVDLEVAPTKKGRDGDFLIGVGPEQQVVFKRFGFIESIRYGAERTMDLIELTLVFIQKLFSGHVSTKNIGGPIMVVQIAGQAAQTGLASSLTFLAFLSIQLGILNLLPIPILDGGHLLFNLTEFVYRKPISIRVREFAQQIGLVLLLMLMVLAFYNDIVRLFFGGQ
- a CDS encoding DUF465 domain-containing protein; its protein translation is MQEQERVLVEKLVSENPRFRKLYEEHQFFEKELVELEDRPHLTPEDELEQKKIKKLKLAGKEEMELILQQHRD
- a CDS encoding 4Fe-4S ferredoxin, translating into MALSITEECIACGACVDTCPVDAISEAGDIYAISADCTECQACVDSCPVGAIVE
- a CDS encoding isoprenyl transferase is translated as MKDSENTSEHIPCHLAIIMDGNGRWAQARHLPRIVGHQKGVETVRQIVEECTSLGIRYLTLYAFSSENWGRPSEEVSALMGLLSSYLKSELQSLLTNRVRLNVIGEIEKLPKNIRRTLVDSVERTRNNEGMTLTLALSYGSRDELVRACRKIALRIEKGELGSADINEKMIESELDTRDLPEPDLLVRTSGEMRISNFLLWQIAYTELYFTEVYWPDFNRDELHKAIKVFGQRQRRFGLTSEQTDPVKSTEGESY
- a CDS encoding dihydroxy-acid dehydratase yields the protein MPKLKSDTTTVGQKMAGARALWRATGVRQEDFGKPVVAVVNSFTQFVPGHVHLHGIGQMVVAEIERNGGIAKEFNTMAICDGIAMGHDGMLYSLPSRELIADTVEYMVNAHTADALVCISNCDKITPGMLMAAMRLNLPTVFVSGGPMEAGKATVAGNEVHLDLVDAMVAAATPGIPEDVVKEHERSACPTCGSCSGMFTANSMNCLTEALGLSLPGNGSLLATHADRKELFLEAARTVLRLTGRYYSEQDESALPRGIATKAAFENAMRLDIAMGGSTNTVLHLLAVAHEAGVDFTMEDINRLSLETPNLCKVAPSVQHYHMEDVHRAGGVFGILAELDRGKMIHRDVATVHSGDMGQALEKYDFRTTDDQAVKTMFSAAPGNVPSLEPFSQQARWASPDLDRENGCIRDVDHAYSADGGLAVLYGNLAPDGCIVKTAGVEKEVWTFSGPAKIFESQDAAIDGILNDSVKAGDVVIIRYEGPKGGPGMQEMLYPTSYLKSKGLGKACALITDGRFSGGTSGLSIGHVSPEAAEGGMIGLIREGDLIVIDIPNRVIKVDVADAVLETRRAEMEAAGSDAWKPAKRQRKVSTALQAYAAMTTSAAQGAVRKIR
- a CDS encoding 1-deoxy-D-xylulose-5-phosphate reductoisomerase; the encoded protein is MIHKKLTILGSTGSIGVSTLEIAAVHPDQFRVVAMTAGYNLDRFVSQIRSFHPELVSVVSPDDATKLRQILGDDAPEIVSGVEGLIACATHPAVDMVVSAIVGAAGLVPTMAAIESGKDVALANKETLVTAGSLVMESVARSGIKLYPVDSEHSAIFQSLEGHRDKDVRRLILTASGGPFRDQDPATFAEITPEDALSHPNWNMGRKITIDSATMMNKGLEVIEAHWLFDLPGEQIDVHVHPQSIVHSMVEYVDGSVIAQLGIPDMKTPIAYALSYPERLPLDLPPLDLCQLGALTFQKPDSGRFPCLELAYEALAAGDSAPAVLNAANEIAVGSFLERRIRFTDIPDLIRLTLDHHEIIKLNNIEDVLLVDRWARDFTSGNLPA